GTGCCGTCCATTCCTGCGGCCGCCCGTCAGCAAGCGTCTGCCACGCGATCGGAGCGCCTATGTAAACGCCAAACCGCTGGTGTTTGTTTCGGAACATCTCGTCCGGCAGGTAGATCATCTCCACGTTCAGGCTGATGCCCAGCCGTTGCCTCCAGCGTGCCGCCCGATAGAAGCGGTTGGAGTTGCGGGCGTCGAAGAAGATGGGCACCACGTCGCGCCGGTAACGCACCGCGTCGCGCACGAACGAGGGTCGCCAGGCTACGTCAGCGATCTGCCCGTTCTGCTGCCGCGAACATAGCCCGGCGGGAAAGGTCAGCACCTGTCCCGGCCCGCGCATGGCCTCGTCGAACCGTATCGCAGCTTCGCGTCGCTGCCGACCGTGCTTGTTGACCGGCAGGAAGATCGAGCGCAGGTTGGGGATGAAGAGCAGCAGATCGTTCACCACGCAGCGAAACGTCGACCCGTATCGCCCGCCCAGCAGCGCCGAAAGGCAGATGCCGTCCAGCCCGCCCAGCGGATGATTCGAGACGAAAAGGCTGCGCCGATCGGGCGTGGGCAGACATTCCGCGCCGTGCAGATCCAGCGTCAAATCAAACTCCGCCACCAACGCCTGCATAAACGCCACCCCGTCGAGGTCGGCGTAACGCGTCAAGATGTCATTCATTTCTGCCTCGTGAATCGTGCGTGAGAGCCAGTTTGTCACTGCCGCGGGGATCCACCGTGCCGCCCCCGGCGCCTTGCGTCGGAGCACCTCGCGGACGTCAATGATTCGTTTCTCTTCCTCCATGATGCGGGCAAAGATACCCCCGCTTGAATAGGGACACAGGAGGGAGCTACCTCGTCTCGCC
The sequence above is drawn from the Tannerella serpentiformis genome and encodes:
- a CDS encoding 1-acyl-sn-glycerol-3-phosphate acyltransferase, which encodes MEEEKRIIDVREVLRRKAPGAARWIPAAVTNWLSRTIHEAEMNDILTRYADLDGVAFMQALVAEFDLTLDLHGAECLPTPDRRSLFVSNHPLGGLDGICLSALLGGRYGSTFRCVVNDLLLFIPNLRSIFLPVNKHGRQRREAAIRFDEAMRGPGQVLTFPAGLCSRQQNGQIADVAWRPSFVRDAVRYRRDVVPIFFDARNSNRFYRAARWRQRLGISLNVEMIYLPDEMFRNKHQRFGVYIGAPIAWQTLADGRPQEWTARVREMVYRLKTKQE